From one Labeo rohita strain BAU-BD-2019 chromosome 8, IGBB_LRoh.1.0, whole genome shotgun sequence genomic stretch:
- the LOC127170192 gene encoding putative nuclease HARBI1 has protein sequence MPRSYLKTDEARDAAEMKYLLASKIRRRKEEIHNYILERRAEIHKRIRYRRHLFLNYRSTRTLPSPDEEDLQNHVPIPADPDWWERVVMTEFGPEDWLDKFHVTRDIFLLLSAKLKPQLEQVYLEQSGQTITLERCIAMALMRLSTSAEYCFLSELFGVPIPAVCQCVREVCEAIILLLKPLYMQLPADHELEEHAEQFHTLWGFPHCIGVIDSLHIPVKSPSTETQDCWNPRGWHSVVLQGVVNAQGTFWDVCSGFTGSTDDMTILQSSELWTMAEQGGFCSQPPKELMGQPLGFLLLGDAGYSLQTWLLKCYPASANLTPQQQTFNAQLNRGLKVIENAFQRLKARWQCLHNRNDSNVDLVSKMAVACCILHNICNVYNSPFKEEWVEALSQNECPQPTDVSTVYIDDPNAEAVRSLLCSYFEQQQQSKPLDQSLTSSPGLLVPEPPQEDSAGTA, from the exons ATGCCACGTTCATACTTGAAAACAGACGAGGCGAGAGATGCTGCGGAGATGAAGTACTTACTTGCATCCAAAATTAGGAGGCGAAAAGAAGAAATTCATAACTACATTCTAGAAAGGCGAGCTGAAATTCACAAACGAATCAGATATCGAAGGCATCTTTTCCTCAATTACCGGAGCACGAGAACG TTACCATCACCAGATGAAGAAGATCTGCAAAATCATGTCCCGATCCCTGCAGACCCGGACTGGTGGGAGAGAGTTGTGATGACAGAGTTTGGACCAGAAGACTGGCTTGACAAGTTCCACGTCACAAGAGACATCTTCCTCCTTCTGAGCGCTAAACTCAAGCCTCAGCTCGAGCAAGTGTATCTAGAACAAAGCGGACAGACCATTACACTGGAGAGATGCATTGCCATGGCCTTAATGCGTTTGTCCACCAGCGCAGAATACTGCTTCTTAAGCGAACTCTTCGGTGTGCCCATCCCAGCTGTGTGTCAGTGTGTACGAGAAGTGTGCGAAGCCATCATTTTGTTACTAAAACCTCTTTACATGCAATTACCAGCAGATCATGAACTTGAAGAACATGCGGAGCAGTTTCATACTCTGTGGGGTTTTCCTCACTGTATTGGTGTCATCGACTCCCTTCACATCCCTGTTAAATCTCCCTCCACGGAGACCCAGGATTGCTGGAATCCAAGAGGATGGCACTCTGTTGTGCTTCAGGGTGTGGTAAATGCACAAGGTACTTTCTGGGACGTTTGTTCTGGTTTTACAGGCAGCACAGATGACATGACCATCTTGCAGAGTTCAGAGCTGTGGACTATGGCAGAACAGGGAGGCTTCTGCTCTCAACCACCCAAAGAGCTCATGGGTCAGCCGTTGGGATTTCTGCTGCTGGGGGATGCGGGTTATTCGCTTCAGACCTGGCTGCTGAAATGCTATCCTGCGTCGGCAAATCTAACTCCGCAACAGCAAACCTTCAACGCCCAGCTGAACCGTGGCCTTAAAGTCATTGAGAACGCTTTCCAGCGCCTTAAGGCACGATGGCAGTGTCTGCACAACAGAAATGACAGCAATGTAGACTTGGTATCCAAGATGGCTGTAGCTTGCTGTATCTTGCACAATATTTGTAATGTGTATAACAGCCCGTTTAAAGAGGAGTGGGTTGAAGCGCTTAGTCAGAATGAATGTCCACAGCCCACAGATGTGTCTACGGTCTATATAGATGATCCGAACGCAGAGGCAGTTCGTTCTCTGCTCTGTAGCTATTTTGAGCAACAACAGCAGAGCAAACCACTTGATCAGTCTTTAACAAGCAGCCCGGGTTTGTTGGTACCTGAGCCACCTCAAGAAGATAGTGCTGGAACGGCATAG
- the smim24 gene encoding small integral membrane protein 24: MFHLQNIAAFLILSAFICQAQAGGQRASSDTAKVRLQPWLVGLTAVVVFLFIVFVILIAQRLFFKKKVNDELEEMDEKNSFYDNKTADLEADEETKQTSF, translated from the exons ATGTTTCATCTACAGAATATCGCTGCCTTCCTAATACTATCTGCCTTCATTTGTCAGGCTCAAGCTG GTGGTCAACGGGCATCATCAGATACAGCTAAAGTCAGATTACAGCCGTGGCTGGTGGGACTGACAGCcgttgttgtttttctctttattgTCTTCGTCATCCTCATCGCACAAAGactctttttcaaaaaaaaagtcaa TGATGAGCTAGAAGAAATGGATGAGAAGAATTCATTTTATGACAACAAAACGGCTGATTTGGAGGCCGATGAGGAGACCAAGCAGACCAGTTTCTAA
- the dohh gene encoding deoxyhypusine hydroxylase: MANDADIAAVGRILVNPKQDLTTRFRALFTLRNLGGPEAIKWISEAFVDESALLKHELAYCLGQMQDERAIPILEIVLKDTKQEPMVRHEAGEALGAIGNPKVLDLLKKYAEDPVIEVAETCQLAVQRLEWLMNGGEKTAEGTDENPYSSVDPAPPAPRKSVPELRAQLLDESQSLFDRYRAMFALRNLGTEEAVLALGDGLQCSSALFRHEIGYVLGQIQHEASIPQLQAALEKMDENAMVRHECAEALGSIGKEACLQILERYRKDQERVVKESCEVALDMLEYENSSQFQYADGLLRLQSAQ, from the exons ATGGCAAATGATGCGGATATAGCGGCGGTGGGGAGGATTCTCGTCAACCCAAAGCAGGACCTGACAACGCGCTTTAGAGCACTTTTTACTCTCCGCAACCTTGGTGGACCAGAGGCCATTAAATGGATCAGTGAAGCTTTTGTGGATGAATCTGCACTTCTAAAGCATGAGCTGGCATACTGCCTCGGCCAAATGCAAGATGAACGGGCCATTCCTATCCTAGAGATCGTCCTGAAAGACACTAAGCAAGAGCCAATGGTCAGACATGAAGCTG gAGAAGCATTGGGGGCCATTGGAAATCCTAAAGTCTTAGATTTATTGAAGAAATATGCAGAAGATCCAGTTATTGAG GTGGCAGAAACATGTCAGCTGGCAGTCCAGAGGTTAGAGTGGCTCATGAATGGTGGGGAAAAGACAGCAGAGGGCACAGATGAGAACCCCTACAGCTCCGTAGACCCAGCACCTCCCGCCCCAAGAAAAAGCGTCCCGGAACTGAGGGCGCAGCTCTTAGACGAAAGCCAGTCGCTGTTTGACCGCTACAGAGCCATGTTTGCACTGAGGAATCTTGGGACTGAAGAGGCTGTTCTGGCTCTTGGAGATG GTCTTCAGTGCAGCAGTGCCTTGTTCCGCCATGAGATCGGCTACGTTTTGGGTCAGATCCAACATGAGGCCAGCATCCCTCAGCTGCAGGCAGCTTTGGAGAAGATGGATGAGAACGCCATGGTCAGACACGAGTGCGCAGAGGCGCTGGGCTCCATCGGGAAGGAGGCTTGCTTACAGATCCTAGAGCGCTACAGGAAGGACCAGGAACGGGTGGTGAAGGAGAGCTGCGAGGTGGCACTGGACATGCTGGAGTATGAAAACAGCTCGCAGTTCCAGTACGCAGACGGACTGCTCAGACTGCAAAGCGCTCAGTGA